Proteins encoded in a region of the Vicia villosa cultivar HV-30 ecotype Madison, WI linkage group LG5, Vvil1.0, whole genome shotgun sequence genome:
- the LOC131604914 gene encoding uncharacterized protein LOC131604914, translating into MTWYKSLPDESITSWKVLGKLFSRHFTASRRHPKSEASLEAIIQGKDESLQAYIETFNKEAVQVSTTAHMKKFLLERGLRPCSDFAKAVGIKTPATLDEFFLKAQAYIQYEEKEAAHAVRNSRQEETSKNGRQDDSRRRTDKKKDDKGRDPKDYKAPAEKFREYTPLNASRECILNECANAEFQTGKVRFPKSMPARPIIDKSKFCRFHKGHGHNTKDCIHLKDAIKILITEGHLKQYAKKQEAAIEVKPITEEKPAEDTPAMQVAMSITRPEDFYLPD; encoded by the coding sequence ATGACTTGGTATAAAAGTTTGCCCGATGAGTCCATCACTTCATGGAAAGTGCTCGGGAAACTTTTTTCCAGACACTTCACGGCCTCCCGGAGACACCCCAAGTCAGAAGCCTCTTTGGAAGCCATCATCCAAGGAAAAGACGAGTCCCTACAGGCTTACATAGAAACATTCAACAAGGAAGCCGTGCAAGTATCCACCACTGCCCATATGAAGAAATTCTTGCTCGAACGAGGCCTCCGACCATGCTCAGACTTCGCCAAGGCCGTCGGGATCAAAACGCCGGCCACTCTGGACGAGTTCTTCCTCAAAGCACAGGCATACATACAATATGAGGAAAAGGAGGCCGCTCATGCGGTACGCAATTCTAGACAAGAAGAAACCAGCAAGAATGGTCGCCAAGACGATTCCCGTCGGAGAACGGACAAAAAGAAAGACGACAAGGGCAGGGACCCCAAAGACTACAAAGCCCCAGCCGAGAAGTTCAGAGAATACACTCCTCTCAACGCCTCAAGGGAATGCATCTTAAATGAGTGCGCGAACGCCGAATTCCAGACAGGCAAGGTCCGCTTCCCTAAATCCATGCCCGCGCGACCAATCATAGATAAATCGAAGTTTTGCCGATTCCACAAAGGCCACGGGCACAACACCAAGGATTGCATACACCTAAAGGACGCCATAAAGATATTGATCACGGAGGGACACCTGAAGCAATACGCGAAGAAGCAGGAGGCCGCCATAGAAGTCAAACCAATCACCGAGGAAAAGCCGGCAGAAGATACGCCCGCCATGCAAGTAGCCATGAGCATCACCAGGCCGGAAGACTTTTACCTCCCTGACTAG